One window of Chryseobacterium indologenes genomic DNA carries:
- a CDS encoding FixH family protein, with amino-acid sequence MKNFSWGHGVVIALLAFIVFILSMMFLFPNGQKNSEMVTDNYYEEELKYQDVIDAKKKADELPEKPVYSQDPKGIKITFPKEYNNSNTTVKFVLNRTDDQNLDIKKSVQLDASQSFIIPSQVLKMGNYTLRLSWTTDKTDYRMDYDVIWK; translated from the coding sequence ATGAAGAACTTTAGTTGGGGACACGGTGTTGTAATTGCATTATTAGCATTCATAGTTTTTATATTATCCATGATGTTCCTTTTCCCGAACGGGCAGAAGAACTCTGAAATGGTAACGGATAATTATTATGAAGAGGAGTTGAAATATCAGGATGTCATTGATGCTAAGAAAAAAGCAGATGAATTACCGGAAAAACCAGTATACAGCCAGGATCCTAAGGGAATTAAAATTACTTTTCCAAAAGAATATAACAACTCAAATACTACGGTAAAATTTGTTTTAAACAGAACCGACGACCAGAATTTAGATATCAAAAAATCTGTACAGCTTGATGCCAGCCAGTCTTTCATAATCCCTTCACAGGTATTGAAAATGGGTAACTATACACTTAGACTGAGTTGGACAACAGACAAAACAGACTACAGAATGGATTATGATGTGATATGGAAATAG
- a CDS encoding glycosyltransferase, translating to MPKVLFLTTSHSYNDDRIFYHQAKALRDNGYEVKICSLYAEYNGVIDGIEIESYAILEESIEKKMETFRKVCDNFQPQTIICSEPLAVVASKKFVKKHNASCIYDVTEWYPSMSMLDRYRFPAKIFQAVKFSLIQWYAGSLSTHIIFGETTKKFPLAYFFCFKKQMILPYYPDPVYISENIRNLGSDVITLCYTGQISKDKGIENFFKAVDLLRQKVPALHIKILIIGSTVQESDELYFSALLEKYSFDDIEIRKPAAFEQFTEALTDADLCFDLREINFENNHSLPIKLFYFMGAGKPVIYSNLKGIRKHMGTLPFGSLVNPQNAEAISEIILNYVRNPELYHLHALNARNEFERKYNWGTIKDSFVDFVKKSIDK from the coding sequence ATGCCTAAAGTACTTTTTTTAACGACATCCCACAGCTATAATGATGACCGTATTTTTTATCATCAGGCAAAGGCTCTTAGAGATAATGGGTATGAAGTAAAAATATGCAGTTTATATGCAGAGTACAACGGAGTTATTGACGGAATTGAAATAGAATCCTACGCCATACTGGAAGAAAGTATAGAAAAGAAAATGGAAACATTCCGTAAGGTTTGCGACAATTTTCAGCCCCAGACTATTATTTGTTCCGAACCTCTTGCTGTGGTAGCTTCAAAGAAATTTGTAAAAAAGCATAATGCAAGCTGTATTTATGATGTTACAGAATGGTATCCTTCTATGTCGATGCTGGACAGGTATCGTTTTCCGGCTAAAATATTTCAGGCCGTTAAGTTTTCTCTTATTCAGTGGTATGCAGGGTCTTTAAGCACTCATATTATTTTCGGAGAAACTACCAAAAAGTTTCCTTTAGCATATTTTTTCTGTTTTAAAAAGCAGATGATTCTTCCTTATTATCCCGATCCTGTTTATATCAGTGAAAATATCAGGAATCTTGGATCTGATGTCATTACTTTATGCTATACAGGCCAGATTTCTAAGGATAAAGGGATTGAAAATTTCTTTAAAGCCGTAGATCTTCTCCGTCAAAAGGTTCCAGCCCTTCATATTAAGATTCTGATTATCGGATCAACAGTACAGGAAAGTGATGAACTCTATTTTTCAGCATTATTGGAGAAATATTCTTTTGATGATATCGAGATCAGAAAACCTGCTGCTTTTGAGCAATTTACAGAAGCGTTGACAGATGCAGACCTATGTTTTGACCTTCGGGAAATCAATTTTGAAAACAACCACTCACTGCCAATAAAATTATTTTACTTTATGGGAGCGGGAAAACCTGTGATCTATTCAAATTTAAAAGGCATCAGAAAACATATGGGCACGCTTCCGTTTGGCAGTTTGGTAAATCCGCAGAATGCTGAGGCTATTTCAGAAATTATTCTCAATTATGTAAGAAACCCGGAACTGTATCATCTGCATGCTCTCAATGCACGGAATGAATTTGAAAGAAAATATAATTGGGGAACGATAAAAGATTCGTTTGTTGATTTTGTGAAAAAATCTATTGATAAATAA
- a CDS encoding MlaD family protein codes for MKFSKELKAGVITLLAIVGFVVLFQFMKGKSLFTTDNIFYAKYDNVEGLAQSSAVSINGLKVGQVDKIIPLTSKDGKINFVVKITVDNKFEFSKNSSLEIFEPGLMSGKEMRVNLAYGGATAKDGDTLKGAFKLGTLGSLSSQVGPVKDQLQVVLHRVDSLMANANLLVDAQNRAEIKALLSNLNKTVGALQTTAGSVNNLVGHNDPKLQKVLDDASLTMQSGKVTLDKYGNLAQSIDTKQLNATIANLDATVGKLNQVIGGIDKGEGSLGKLMKDDQLYNNLNSASSNLNTLIEDMKANPKRYINFSVFGKNNKD; via the coding sequence GTGAAGTTCAGTAAAGAATTAAAAGCTGGTGTGATCACACTTCTGGCTATTGTAGGCTTTGTCGTGTTGTTTCAGTTTATGAAAGGGAAAAGCCTTTTTACTACCGACAATATATTTTACGCAAAATATGATAATGTAGAAGGTCTGGCGCAGTCTTCGGCAGTTTCTATCAACGGATTGAAAGTAGGGCAGGTGGATAAAATTATTCCTCTGACCTCAAAAGACGGTAAAATTAATTTTGTTGTAAAAATTACAGTAGATAACAAATTTGAATTTTCAAAAAATTCATCATTAGAAATCTTTGAACCAGGACTAATGTCCGGCAAAGAAATGAGAGTAAACCTTGCATACGGAGGTGCGACTGCAAAAGACGGTGATACCCTGAAAGGTGCTTTTAAACTGGGAACATTGGGAAGTCTTTCTTCTCAGGTAGGTCCGGTAAAAGATCAGCTGCAGGTGGTTCTACACAGAGTAGACTCTCTGATGGCTAATGCCAATCTGCTTGTGGATGCTCAAAACAGAGCTGAAATAAAAGCTTTATTATCCAATCTTAATAAAACAGTAGGTGCACTACAGACTACAGCAGGAAGTGTAAACAACCTTGTAGGACACAATGACCCTAAACTGCAGAAAGTACTGGATGATGCCAGTCTTACGATGCAGAGTGGAAAAGTGACGCTGGATAAATACGGAAATCTGGCTCAGAGCATTGATACTAAACAATTGAATGCAACTATCGCCAACTTGGATGCTACTGTAGGAAAACTGAATCAGGTAATTGGTGGAATAGACAAAGGAGAAGGAAGTTTAGGTAAATTGATGAAAGATGATCAGCTTTACAATAATCTGAACTCAGCATCTTCCAACTTGAATACATTAATTGAAGATATGAAAGCGAACCCGAAAAGATATATCAACTTCTCGGTTTTCGGTAAAAATAATAAAGACTAA
- a CDS encoding sulfite exporter TauE/SafE family protein, translated as MEIGLIVSAIALGFASGFHCIGMCGPIALSMGLTKKQAANFYLQNLTYQFGRIFTYSFLGALLGIIGQGFEMAGFQKYLTITAGILLIIMAVFSFGGKDFASKIPFLSKFLYSVKMNLGKLLQKADYRSRFTTGLLNGFLPCGMVYMALTASLAGGGIWQGALYMALFGLGTLPFMFAIVLAGNLMNQAFRVKVLKAVPVIMIILGGLFILRGLELGIPYVSPKAEAMTISKDPNGAVNCH; from the coding sequence ATGGAAATAGGACTTATTGTATCGGCTATTGCTTTAGGCTTTGCTTCCGGTTTTCACTGTATCGGAATGTGCGGACCTATTGCCTTGTCGATGGGATTAACTAAAAAACAGGCAGCCAATTTCTATCTTCAAAACCTTACCTATCAATTCGGAAGAATTTTCACCTATTCATTTTTAGGGGCACTTCTTGGGATTATCGGACAGGGATTTGAAATGGCGGGCTTCCAGAAATATCTGACTATTACTGCAGGGATTCTTTTGATCATTATGGCTGTATTTTCATTTGGCGGAAAAGATTTTGCATCAAAGATTCCTTTCCTATCCAAATTTCTATATAGTGTAAAAATGAATCTGGGAAAGCTTCTTCAGAAAGCAGATTACCGTTCAAGATTTACCACAGGACTTCTTAATGGTTTTTTACCATGTGGAATGGTTTACATGGCTCTTACGGCAAGTCTTGCAGGCGGAGGAATATGGCAGGGAGCTTTATATATGGCTTTATTTGGTTTGGGAACCCTTCCGTTCATGTTTGCCATTGTTTTGGCTGGAAATCTCATGAATCAGGCTTTTAGAGTGAAAGTTTTGAAAGCGGTTCCGGTAATCATGATTATTTTAGGAGGATTATTTATTCTAAGAGGTCTTGAACTGGGAATTCCTTATGTTTCTCCAAAAGCAGAAGCAATGACAATCTCTAAAGATCCGAACGGAGCTGTTAACTGCCATTAA
- a CDS encoding (Fe-S)-binding protein: MQYIDNIIFLILLVAGFGLFAKSLLKIYRNIRLGHEINRNDRKGERWGTMARVAMGQSKMTARPVAGVLHLFVYVGFVIINIELIEIVVDGIFGTHRFLSSILGHTFYNFFTATLEVLALLVVIGVVIFFIRRNFYGVKRLTMKELFGWPKNDANWILIIEFALMMAFFMMNASDFILQARGVFPEHGSFPISEMTFVPFLEIFNFDSGFLMFTEKGAWWFHFVGILFFMNYLYYSKHLHIILAFPSTWYANLDKKGKFNNLDSVTKEIKLMMDPNADPYAAPAEGAEADVPSKFGAEDIFDLNQVQLLNAYSCTECGRCTSVCPANITGKKLSPRLILMKTRDRLEEVGRNIDANGKFVDDGKKLLNDYITKEELWACTTCNACTEACPVLLDPLSIIFEMRRFLVMEQSAAPQELNLMMTNVENNAAPWQYNQADRLNWASEN; encoded by the coding sequence ATGCAGTACATCGATAACATTATTTTCCTGATTTTATTAGTGGCCGGATTTGGTTTGTTTGCCAAAAGCCTTCTAAAGATCTATAGAAATATCAGGTTGGGTCATGAAATCAACAGAAACGACAGAAAAGGAGAACGTTGGGGAACTATGGCTCGTGTAGCAATGGGGCAGAGTAAAATGACAGCACGTCCTGTTGCAGGAGTTTTGCACCTTTTTGTATATGTCGGTTTTGTGATTATTAATATTGAATTAATAGAAATTGTTGTTGATGGAATATTTGGGACGCATCGTTTCTTATCAAGCATTTTAGGACATACATTTTATAATTTCTTCACTGCAACACTAGAAGTTTTAGCACTTTTGGTGGTGATTGGAGTTGTTATTTTCTTTATCCGTAGAAATTTTTACGGAGTGAAAAGGTTAACCATGAAAGAACTTTTCGGTTGGCCAAAAAATGATGCAAACTGGATTTTGATCATCGAATTCGCACTGATGATGGCTTTCTTTATGATGAATGCTTCAGATTTTATTTTACAGGCGAGAGGTGTTTTTCCTGAACATGGAAGCTTCCCGATCAGTGAAATGACATTCGTTCCGTTTTTGGAAATCTTCAATTTTGATAGCGGATTTTTGATGTTCACAGAAAAAGGAGCCTGGTGGTTCCATTTTGTGGGGATTCTTTTCTTCATGAACTATCTTTATTACTCAAAACACCTGCATATTATCCTTGCATTTCCAAGTACTTGGTATGCAAATCTTGATAAAAAAGGAAAATTCAATAATCTTGACTCTGTAACCAAGGAGATCAAATTAATGATGGATCCTAACGCAGATCCTTATGCTGCACCAGCTGAAGGAGCTGAAGCTGATGTACCGTCTAAATTCGGTGCTGAAGATATCTTTGACCTGAACCAGGTACAGCTGCTTAATGCGTATTCATGTACAGAATGCGGACGTTGTACTTCCGTTTGTCCGGCTAATATTACCGGAAAAAAACTTTCTCCGAGACTGATCCTGATGAAAACCAGAGACAGATTGGAAGAAGTAGGAAGAAATATTGATGCAAATGGAAAATTTGTTGATGACGGTAAAAAACTGCTGAACGATTATATCACAAAAGAAGAACTTTGGGCTTGTACAACATGTAATGCATGTACAGAAGCCTGTCCGGTATTGCTTGATCCGCTTTCCATTATTTTTGAAATGAGAAGATTCCTGGTGATGGAACAGTCTGCTGCTCCACAGGAACTGAATCTGATGATGACCAATGTGGAAAATAATGCAGCTCCTTGGCAGTATAATCAGGCTGACCGTCTTAACTGGGCATCGGAAAACTAG
- a CDS encoding (Fe-S)-binding protein has protein sequence MDFNIKTMAEYAAEGKAPEVLFWVGCAGSFDDRAKKITKAFCKILNKIGVEFAVLGQEESCTGDPAKRAGNEFVFQMMALTNIEVLNAYEVKKIVTACPHCFNTLKNEYPSLGGHFDVVHHTQFLKTLMEEGRLKIEGGAFKGKKITFHDPCYLGRANDEYEAPRMLLEKLDAELVEMKRCKTNGLCCGAGGAQMFKEPEKGNKDINIERTEEALSFEPKVIATGCPFCNTMMTDGVKHFNKNTEVAVKDIVELLAEAEDL, from the coding sequence ATGGATTTCAATATAAAAACAATGGCAGAATATGCTGCCGAAGGAAAAGCCCCGGAAGTTTTATTTTGGGTTGGATGTGCGGGAAGCTTTGATGACCGTGCTAAAAAAATTACAAAAGCATTTTGCAAGATATTAAATAAGATAGGGGTTGAATTTGCGGTTTTAGGACAGGAAGAAAGCTGTACCGGCGATCCTGCAAAAAGAGCAGGAAACGAATTCGTTTTCCAGATGATGGCCCTTACGAATATTGAAGTGCTGAATGCTTACGAAGTAAAGAAAATCGTAACGGCTTGTCCACACTGTTTCAATACCCTGAAAAATGAATATCCAAGCTTAGGTGGGCACTTTGATGTAGTGCACCATACTCAGTTCCTTAAAACCTTGATGGAAGAAGGAAGACTGAAAATAGAAGGAGGCGCATTCAAAGGGAAAAAAATCACTTTCCATGATCCTTGTTATCTGGGACGTGCCAATGATGAATATGAAGCTCCAAGAATGCTGCTTGAGAAGCTGGATGCAGAGCTTGTAGAAATGAAGCGTTGTAAAACCAACGGACTTTGCTGTGGAGCAGGAGGAGCACAGATGTTTAAAGAACCTGAAAAAGGAAATAAAGACATCAATATCGAAAGAACAGAAGAAGCTTTATCTTTTGAGCCAAAAGTAATTGCTACAGGATGTCCATTCTGTAATACCATGATGACAGATGGTGTAAAACACTTTAACAAAAATACCGAAGTTGCCGTAAAAGATATTGTTGAACTTCTTGCTGAAGCAGAAGATTTATAA
- a CDS encoding polysaccharide biosynthesis C-terminal domain-containing protein — protein sequence MQLTIIKTFVSRFLILILSFGLVIYSTNMWGSEGKGTISIVVANAAAVSFFSSIFSGSSASYFASRFKIEKVLLFAYLWSLLTGLLIPFLFSLASIQGEYLLCLIGISVFSSLLSTNISLFIGTQDIRKFNIYTVLQQLIHIIFIGILVYLFGKKDVSVYFLAQIGCLALLFLTSFFQIIKKCNISEISFCKDVARNMFEYGWKTQLSAFVQFLNYRLSFYFLEYFEGIASVGIFSIGVTFSEAIWTITRSIAVILYSDVVNSKSSEESIEKTKEALKLTFILMIGFVLGIIMIPSQVYEMIFGEEFRNTKEIMLLLSPGIFAIAVSDMVGHYFSGMRELKILNIKSIVGLIVTVVFSFIAIPRWGILGACLATTSSYLVSAFLLFRKFYSSTTFSLKDYMVSKEEIQLLKEKFLKK from the coding sequence ATGCAGCTTACTATTATTAAAACCTTTGTCTCACGTTTTCTTATTCTGATCCTGAGTTTCGGGCTGGTGATCTATTCTACGAATATGTGGGGAAGCGAAGGAAAGGGAACCATTTCTATTGTGGTTGCCAATGCTGCAGCAGTGAGTTTTTTCAGCAGTATCTTTTCGGGAAGCAGTGCTTCCTATTTTGCTTCAAGATTTAAAATAGAGAAAGTTTTATTATTTGCCTACTTGTGGTCTCTTCTGACGGGGCTTTTGATTCCTTTTCTATTTAGCCTGGCATCTATTCAGGGTGAATATCTTTTGTGTCTTATCGGAATCTCTGTTTTCTCTTCACTGTTGTCCACCAATATTAGTTTGTTTATTGGAACACAGGATATTAGGAAGTTTAATATTTATACTGTTTTACAACAGCTGATACACATCATCTTTATCGGAATATTGGTATATCTCTTCGGAAAGAAAGATGTTTCAGTATACTTTCTTGCACAGATCGGATGTCTGGCACTTCTTTTTCTGACCAGCTTTTTTCAGATCATCAAAAAATGCAATATTTCCGAAATATCATTCTGTAAAGATGTTGCCAGGAATATGTTTGAATACGGCTGGAAAACCCAGCTAAGTGCATTTGTTCAGTTTCTGAACTATAGACTTTCATTTTATTTTCTTGAATATTTTGAAGGCATTGCCAGCGTAGGGATTTTTTCTATCGGGGTCACTTTTTCCGAAGCGATCTGGACGATTACCCGCAGTATTGCTGTAATTTTATATTCAGATGTGGTGAATAGTAAAAGCAGTGAGGAATCTATAGAAAAAACAAAAGAAGCTTTAAAACTGACTTTCATTTTGATGATAGGTTTTGTACTGGGAATCATTATGATCCCGTCACAGGTCTATGAAATGATTTTCGGAGAAGAATTCAGAAATACCAAAGAAATTATGCTTCTCTTATCTCCGGGAATTTTTGCCATCGCTGTGAGTGATATGGTAGGACATTACTTCTCTGGAATGAGGGAATTGAAAATTCTCAATATAAAATCAATTGTAGGACTTATTGTTACGGTAGTGTTTTCTTTCATTGCCATACCAAGATGGGGAATTTTGGGTGCTTGTCTTGCAACCACATCATCATATTTGGTTTCTGCCTTTCTGCTGTTTCGGAAATTTTATAGTTCTACCACCTTCAGTTTGAAAGATTACATGGTATCAAAAGAAGAAATTCAGCTTTTAAAAGAAAAATTTTTGAAAAAATAA
- the serS gene encoding serine--tRNA ligase, giving the protein MLQVNFLRDNKERVLEGLKKRQFKNLELVDEAIAADDERKRIQFELDSQLSEINKISKEIGLLMKEGKKEEAESAKSKTAQYKESSSELKSQLEVKENDLLNILYQLPNIPNELVKSGASADDNEMIFQSHPVEGLGEGAIPHWELAKKYNLIDFELGVKIAGAGFPVYLGKGARLQRALVQYFLDKNVEKGYTEVNPPHVVNEASGFGTGQLPDKEGQMYYINEDKLYLIPTAEVPVTNLYRDVLLDEKDLPIKNTAFSQCYRREAGSYGAHVRGLNRLHQFEKVEIVRIEKPENSYAVLEEMVEHIKEILTDLELPFRVLRLCGGDTGFASAMTYDFEVWSAAQEMWLEVSSVSNFETFQANRLKCRYKGDGKSQLVHTLNGSAMALPRIMAALLENNQTAEGIRLPKKIAEYARFEVIN; this is encoded by the coding sequence ATGTTACAAGTCAATTTTTTGCGCGACAATAAAGAACGCGTTTTAGAAGGTCTTAAGAAAAGACAATTCAAAAATCTTGAGTTGGTAGACGAGGCTATCGCTGCCGACGACGAAAGAAAAAGAATCCAGTTTGAACTAGATTCCCAGCTATCCGAAATCAACAAAATTTCGAAAGAAATCGGGCTTTTGATGAAAGAAGGGAAAAAAGAAGAAGCGGAATCTGCAAAATCTAAAACAGCACAATACAAAGAGTCGAGCTCAGAATTGAAATCCCAGTTAGAAGTTAAAGAAAATGACTTACTGAATATCCTGTACCAGCTTCCGAACATTCCAAATGAATTGGTAAAAAGCGGAGCTTCTGCTGATGATAATGAAATGATTTTCCAGTCTCATCCGGTAGAAGGTCTTGGTGAAGGCGCTATTCCTCACTGGGAACTGGCCAAAAAATATAACCTTATTGATTTTGAATTAGGGGTTAAAATTGCAGGAGCAGGTTTCCCGGTTTATTTAGGGAAAGGGGCAAGATTGCAAAGAGCCTTGGTTCAGTATTTCTTGGATAAAAACGTAGAAAAAGGATATACAGAAGTAAATCCTCCTCACGTTGTAAATGAAGCATCTGGATTTGGAACCGGACAGCTGCCGGATAAAGAAGGACAGATGTATTATATCAACGAAGATAAGCTATACCTTATTCCTACAGCGGAAGTTCCTGTAACGAACCTTTACCGTGACGTATTGCTTGATGAGAAAGATCTTCCAATCAAGAATACGGCATTCTCTCAGTGCTACAGAAGAGAAGCGGGAAGCTATGGAGCTCATGTAAGAGGTTTGAACCGTCTTCACCAGTTTGAAAAAGTAGAGATTGTAAGAATTGAAAAGCCTGAAAACTCTTACGCTGTTTTGGAAGAAATGGTAGAGCACATCAAGGAAATCCTTACAGATCTTGAACTTCCATTCAGAGTATTGAGACTTTGTGGCGGTGATACTGGTTTTGCATCTGCTATGACTTATGATTTTGAAGTATGGAGTGCAGCGCAGGAAATGTGGCTGGAAGTAAGCTCTGTTTCCAACTTTGAAACGTTCCAGGCGAACAGATTAAAATGCCGTTACAAAGGTGATGGTAAATCTCAGTTGGTTCACACCCTGAACGGATCTGCAATGGCACTGCCAAGAATTATGGCGGCATTGCTTGAGAACAACCAGACAGCGGAAGGAATTAGGCTTCCTAAAAAGATTGCAGAATATGCAAGATTTGAAGTAATCAACTAA
- the asnB gene encoding asparagine synthase (glutamine-hydrolyzing) — MCGISGYYSFHKSISSTNILEMNQAIKHRGPDDEGFWLYDYEQGISFSGNDSTPKIKEQFPVLQERSSDIALGFRRLSIIDLSEKGHQPMLSENEQVIITFNGEIYNFKKLRKELESLGHSFRSNSDTEVILRGYKEWGNSTFVKLDGMFAICIVDLTNKKLILARDRVGMKPLFYYQSEEGLVWASEIKALLINEFVKPEINWNGVYTNFLFQTTLAPQTCFQDILSLEPASLMTVDLSDQKITKEKFWTLPSPSVKNIPEEEAVRKIDELLSESISEQLYADVPVAMMMSGGIDSTLIASKSKPFNPDINTYTISYPFSEEEVKNASLAAQHFGISHDIKEVSDDEALEQLKENIQHFEEPYSSFEVLINAAKYAHDKDFKVVLSGNGADELFAGYSHTLKLNRWLLMRNFNFVKPFIFTKDKFSQRVKNYFSQDDMFDFFRQSQISMMPSEVKNLFHTSIFKNINTDLSGYHTSETKSYSGYFEYDMKYSLSSHHVFRDDLSAMKYSVEFRYPYLSNNLINYVASLPENIRFNGSQNKPLLRKTAEKYLPESVLNMPKKGFSFPVHYFIKNERRVRDFIVENLESLKKRNFFNAAVIDEWWNHQEHEYDWVKIWQLVTFELWYQKYFEK; from the coding sequence ATGTGCGGAATCAGCGGTTATTATTCATTTCATAAAAGTATTTCCTCCACAAATATTCTGGAAATGAATCAGGCGATCAAACATCGCGGGCCCGATGATGAAGGGTTCTGGCTGTATGATTATGAGCAGGGGATTTCTTTCTCAGGAAATGATTCTACCCCTAAAATTAAAGAACAGTTTCCGGTTTTACAGGAAAGAAGCTCTGATATTGCCCTGGGTTTCCGCAGATTATCCATTATTGACCTTTCTGAAAAAGGTCATCAGCCGATGCTTTCAGAGAATGAACAGGTCATTATTACTTTTAATGGAGAGATTTATAATTTTAAAAAATTAAGAAAAGAACTCGAGTCCTTAGGTCATTCTTTCCGAAGCAATTCTGATACTGAAGTTATCCTCAGGGGCTATAAGGAGTGGGGAAATTCAACCTTTGTGAAGCTGGATGGGATGTTTGCGATCTGTATTGTTGACCTTACCAATAAAAAACTTATACTGGCAAGGGACAGAGTAGGAATGAAACCGCTTTTTTACTATCAAAGTGAAGAGGGACTGGTTTGGGCTTCAGAAATAAAAGCACTGCTGATAAATGAATTTGTAAAGCCTGAAATCAACTGGAATGGAGTTTACACCAATTTCCTTTTTCAAACAACATTAGCACCGCAAACCTGTTTTCAGGATATTTTATCCCTGGAACCTGCCTCTTTGATGACCGTTGATTTATCAGATCAAAAAATTACCAAAGAAAAATTCTGGACACTCCCTTCACCGTCTGTTAAAAATATTCCGGAAGAAGAAGCTGTAAGAAAAATAGATGAATTGCTTTCGGAAAGCATTTCAGAACAGTTATACGCTGATGTTCCTGTAGCAATGATGATGAGCGGTGGAATAGATTCTACTTTAATTGCTTCAAAATCAAAACCTTTTAATCCAGATATCAATACATACACTATCTCTTATCCGTTTTCTGAAGAAGAAGTGAAAAACGCCTCTCTGGCTGCCCAACATTTTGGCATTTCGCATGACATAAAAGAAGTGAGTGATGATGAAGCGCTGGAACAGCTTAAGGAAAATATCCAGCATTTTGAAGAACCTTACAGCAGTTTTGAAGTCTTGATCAATGCTGCAAAATATGCACATGACAAAGATTTTAAAGTGGTATTAAGCGGAAATGGTGCCGATGAACTTTTTGCCGGTTATTCCCATACCTTGAAGCTGAATAGATGGCTGCTGATGAGGAATTTTAACTTTGTAAAGCCTTTTATTTTTACCAAAGATAAATTTTCGCAACGGGTAAAAAACTACTTTTCTCAGGATGATATGTTTGATTTTTTCAGACAGAGCCAGATCAGTATGATGCCTTCGGAAGTAAAAAATCTTTTTCATACTTCTATTTTTAAAAATATTAATACTGATTTGTCCGGTTACCATACTTCTGAAACAAAAAGCTATTCCGGATATTTTGAATATGATATGAAATATTCCCTGTCTTCCCATCATGTATTCAGGGATGATCTGAGTGCGATGAAATATAGCGTGGAATTTCGCTATCCTTATCTGAGTAATAATCTGATCAATTATGTAGCGTCATTACCTGAGAATATCAGATTTAACGGAAGTCAGAATAAACCATTACTGCGTAAAACAGCTGAAAAATATCTTCCTGAATCCGTTTTGAATATGCCTAAGAAAGGATTTTCTTTTCCGGTGCATTATTTTATTAAGAATGAAAGAAGAGTAAGGGATTTCATTGTTGAAAATCTTGAAAGTTTAAAAAAGAGAAATTTTTTCAACGCTGCAGTAATAGATGAGTGGTGGAATCACCAGGAACATGAGTATGATTGGGTGAAAATCTGGCAGCTGGTGACTTTTGAACTGTGGTATCAGAAATATTTTGAAAAATAA